From a single Lolium rigidum isolate FL_2022 chromosome 7, APGP_CSIRO_Lrig_0.1, whole genome shotgun sequence genomic region:
- the LOC124675379 gene encoding autophagy-related protein 8C-like produces MAKSSFKLEHPLERRQAEANRIREKYNDRIPVIVEKAGKSDIPDIDKKKYLVPADLTVGQFMYVVRKRIKLGAEKAIFIFVKDTLPPTAALMSAIYEENKDDDGFLYMTYSGENTFGQL; encoded by the exons AGAGGAGGCAGGCTGAAGCTAACCGCATCAGAGAAAAGTACAACGATAGAATTCCT GTGATTGTTGAGAAGGCTGGGAAGAGTGATATTCCTGACATTGATAAGAAGAA GTACCTTGTCCCTGCTGaccttacagttggacaatttatGTACGTTGTGCGGAAGCGGATCAAGCTTGGTGCTGAGAAGGCGATCTTCATCTTTGTGAAGGACACACTTCCGCCAACAG CTGCCCTGATGTCTGCAATCTACGAGGAGAACAAGGATGATGATGGATTCCTCTACATGACCTACAGCGGCGAGAACACCTTCGGGCAGCTCTAG